One Kineococcus radiotolerans SRS30216 = ATCC BAA-149 DNA window includes the following coding sequences:
- a CDS encoding histidine--tRNA ligase, which translates to MAAKVVPARGMRDVLPVDKARREHALHVIREVYRSFGFDEVETPALEELSRLESGQGGENEKMLFKVLRRGLPADEALLPGEAADLGLRFDLTVPLTRYVASNAAALRMPFKALQIGPVWRAERPQKGRYRQFVQCDIDIVGEPGSLAEVELVTATHTALTRLGLTGTTLRLNDRGVLTGLLTGCGFAADEHGSVLITVDKADKVGLDGVLAELRAKGFAEEHVAALEASLTALLPLRDVRTPGVLEAALPAAVPAEVVARLREIADALAVSAPDLEVAFDVTLVRGMGYYTGPIFEMSLPGSSSSIAGGGRYDNMVGRFSGRDLPAAGFSIGFERIVDEIAPRDEGVSAIALVHPAGADAGTLLRKQQELVAGGARVALVKQAKRMQPLFDALVAEGYSRVVRARVAEDGSLEFSDPAPLGASA; encoded by the coding sequence ATGGCAGCGAAGGTGGTCCCCGCGCGGGGCATGCGTGACGTCCTCCCCGTCGACAAGGCACGCCGGGAGCACGCGCTGCACGTCATCCGCGAGGTCTACCGCTCCTTCGGCTTCGACGAGGTCGAGACCCCGGCGCTGGAGGAACTGTCCCGCCTGGAGTCCGGTCAGGGCGGCGAGAACGAGAAGATGCTCTTCAAGGTCCTGCGCCGCGGGCTGCCCGCCGACGAGGCGCTCCTGCCGGGCGAGGCCGCCGACCTCGGGCTGCGCTTCGACCTGACCGTGCCGCTGACGCGCTACGTCGCCTCGAACGCCGCGGCGCTGCGGATGCCGTTCAAGGCCCTGCAGATCGGGCCGGTGTGGCGGGCGGAACGTCCGCAGAAGGGGCGCTACCGCCAGTTCGTGCAGTGCGACATCGACATCGTCGGCGAACCGGGCAGCCTCGCCGAGGTCGAGCTCGTCACCGCCACGCACACCGCCCTGACCCGGCTCGGGCTCACCGGGACGACGCTGCGCCTCAACGACCGCGGGGTGCTGACGGGTCTGCTCACCGGGTGCGGTTTCGCCGCGGACGAGCACGGCAGCGTCCTCATCACCGTCGACAAGGCCGACAAGGTCGGGCTGGACGGGGTCCTGGCCGAGCTGCGCGCGAAGGGCTTCGCCGAGGAGCACGTGGCGGCGCTGGAGGCGTCGCTGACCGCGCTGCTGCCGCTGCGCGACGTCCGCACCCCCGGGGTGCTGGAGGCGGCGCTGCCCGCGGCGGTCCCGGCGGAGGTCGTGGCGCGGCTGCGGGAGATCGCGGACGCGCTGGCGGTGTCGGCCCCCGACCTCGAGGTGGCCTTCGACGTGACGCTGGTCCGCGGGATGGGCTACTACACCGGCCCCATCTTCGAGATGTCCCTGCCGGGCAGCTCCTCCTCCATCGCCGGCGGCGGCCGCTACGACAACATGGTCGGCCGCTTCAGCGGGCGCGACCTGCCCGCCGCGGGGTTCTCCATCGGGTTCGAGCGCATCGTCGACGAGATCGCCCCCCGCGACGAGGGGGTGTCCGCGATCGCCCTGGTGCACCCGGCGGGCGCGGACGCCGGGACGCTGCTGCGCAAGCAGCAGGAGCTCGTCGCCGGCGGGGCCCGGGTCGCGCTGGTGAAGCAGGCCAAGCGCATGCAGCCGCTGTTCGACGCGCTGGTCGCGGAGGGCTACTCCCGGGTCGTGCGGGCGCGCGTGGCCGAGGACGGCTCCCTGGAGTTCTCCGACCCCGCCCCCCTGGGCGCCTCGGCCTGA
- a CDS encoding glycerophosphodiester phosphodiesterase, protein MTRPLVIAHRGYSAVAPENTLAAFEAALRAGADLLELDVHLDADGVPVVVHDDTLDRTTDTRGAVGDSPSTVVRGADAGAWFAPAFAGQRVPTLKEVAGVVARFPDAGLLVEFKGAWSRAAASAAVGSLRPGGVAARSVVQSFDRSTVAALRDVAPDVRRALLVLHPGPPMGTDELERAFRHLAQDPFTALCTPAGVAREQAERAVAELGVVAVNPYVASLVASPHVIAEYHGAGVATYPYTVDEPRIWHDLLRHRVDGIITDEPGRLRGFLEAWEVRSAQDGVLEERRDLTLAAARQGRAARRLVAV, encoded by the coding sequence GTGACGCGCCCGCTGGTCATCGCCCACCGCGGCTACTCCGCGGTGGCGCCGGAGAACACCCTCGCCGCCTTCGAGGCGGCCCTGCGGGCCGGGGCCGACCTGCTGGAGCTCGACGTCCACCTGGACGCCGACGGGGTGCCGGTCGTGGTGCACGACGACACCCTCGACCGCACCACGGACACCCGTGGTGCGGTCGGGGACTCGCCCAGCACGGTCGTGCGGGGCGCGGACGCCGGGGCGTGGTTCGCCCCGGCGTTCGCCGGCCAGCGGGTGCCGACGCTGAAGGAAGTCGCCGGGGTCGTGGCGCGCTTCCCCGACGCCGGTCTCCTCGTGGAGTTCAAGGGCGCGTGGAGCCGGGCGGCCGCCTCCGCGGCGGTGGGGTCGCTGCGCCCGGGCGGTGTCGCCGCCCGCAGCGTCGTGCAGAGCTTCGACCGCTCCACGGTCGCGGCCCTGCGCGACGTGGCCCCCGACGTCCGGCGGGCGCTGCTCGTCCTGCACCCGGGGCCGCCGATGGGCACCGACGAGCTCGAGCGCGCGTTCCGGCACCTGGCCCAGGACCCGTTCACGGCGCTGTGCACCCCCGCGGGCGTGGCCCGCGAGCAGGCCGAGCGGGCCGTCGCCGAGCTCGGCGTGGTGGCGGTCAACCCCTACGTGGCCAGCCTCGTCGCCAGCCCGCACGTCATCGCGGAGTACCACGGGGCCGGGGTGGCGACCTACCCCTACACCGTGGACGAACCGCGCATCTGGCACGACCTGCTGCGCCACCGCGTCGACGGGATCATCACCGACGAACCCGGCCGGCTGCGGGGGTTCCTCGAGGCGTGGGAGGTCCGCAGCGCGCAGGACGGCGTGCTGGAGGAGCGCCGCGACCTGACCCTCGCCGCCGCCCGGCAGGGTCGCGCCGCCCGGCGCCTCGTCGCCGTCTGA
- a CDS encoding ABC transporter substrate-binding protein produces the protein MITSSSPLPRRGVLALAGAGAVGLGLAACSGPSTTAGETGGAEQAKTDWSGVTPADTVTVWTNHPGKSQAVEEEFLARFAKTNPDITVEFVTAGANYDEISQKFQAALTGSDLPDLVLLSDVWWFRYALNGQLAPLGDLLPAAGVDVGNYQPGLLADYQYDDQQWAVPYCRSTPVFYYNKAHWAAAGLPDRGPETWSEFEQWLPKLQAAGTGAQAPYGLGKGTGNASWIHQNLIWGRGGALSEDWTMTVDSPEVLEASDYLRSFITRGWAAVSSSDQASDFGAGLYSSVIGSTGSLSGILAGAAFDVGNAFLPGGPAGRFTPTGGAGFAVPTKRSPEQQLAAATFLKFLAEDDNTAYFSQNTGYMPVTTGAVDSGPMQEVYAQTPLFKTAVDQLANVRKQDNARVFVPGGDQSTVTAWEKVMLQGAPSAEAWGTAQDEIQRSYETDVAPLVKA, from the coding sequence GTGATCACCTCGTCCTCCCCGCTGCCCCGGCGCGGTGTCCTCGCCCTGGCCGGAGCCGGAGCGGTCGGCCTCGGCCTCGCCGCCTGCTCGGGCCCCTCGACCACCGCCGGCGAGACCGGCGGTGCGGAGCAGGCGAAGACCGACTGGAGCGGGGTCACCCCGGCCGACACCGTCACGGTGTGGACGAACCACCCGGGCAAGTCCCAGGCCGTCGAGGAGGAGTTCCTCGCCCGGTTCGCGAAGACCAACCCCGACATCACGGTCGAGTTCGTCACCGCCGGCGCGAACTACGACGAGATCTCGCAGAAGTTCCAGGCCGCCCTCACCGGGTCGGACCTGCCCGACCTGGTCCTGCTCAGCGACGTCTGGTGGTTCCGCTACGCCCTCAACGGCCAGCTCGCCCCGCTGGGCGACCTGCTGCCCGCGGCGGGGGTCGACGTCGGCAACTACCAGCCGGGTCTCCTCGCCGACTACCAGTACGACGACCAGCAGTGGGCGGTGCCCTACTGCCGCTCCACGCCGGTGTTCTACTACAACAAGGCTCACTGGGCCGCCGCCGGGCTGCCCGACCGCGGCCCGGAGACCTGGTCGGAGTTCGAGCAGTGGCTGCCGAAGCTGCAGGCCGCGGGCACCGGGGCGCAGGCCCCGTACGGCCTCGGCAAGGGCACCGGCAACGCCAGCTGGATCCACCAGAACCTGATCTGGGGCCGGGGCGGTGCGCTGAGCGAGGACTGGACGATGACCGTCGACAGCCCGGAGGTGCTGGAGGCCAGCGACTACCTGCGCTCCTTCATCACCCGGGGGTGGGCCGCGGTGTCCTCCTCCGACCAGGCCTCGGACTTCGGCGCGGGGCTGTACTCGTCGGTCATCGGGTCCACCGGGTCGCTGTCCGGCATCCTCGCCGGCGCGGCCTTCGACGTCGGCAACGCGTTCCTGCCCGGCGGGCCCGCGGGCCGGTTCACCCCCACCGGCGGCGCCGGCTTCGCGGTCCCGACCAAGCGGTCCCCGGAGCAGCAGCTCGCCGCGGCGACCTTCCTGAAGTTCCTCGCCGAGGACGACAACACCGCCTACTTCTCCCAGAACACCGGCTACATGCCCGTCACCACCGGGGCGGTGGACTCCGGCCCCATGCAGGAGGTCTACGCGCAGACCCCGCTGTTCAAGACGGCCGTGGACCAGCTCGCGAACGTGCGCAAGCAGGACAACGCCCGGGTCTTCGTCCCCGGCGGCGACCAGTCCACGGTCACCGCCTGGGAGAAGGTCATGCTGCAGGGGGCCCCGTCGGCCGAGGCCTGGGGGACCGCGCAGGACGAGATCCAGCGGTCCTACGAGACCGACGTCGCGCCCCTCGTGAAGGCCTGA